The genome window GTCTCTCGCCTCTTTTTGGACAACGTCGACAACGTCCAGTCGTCGTGGGTGAAGTACGGCGACGCGAAGGGGCTCAAACTGCTCAACTGCGGCGCGAACGACTTCATGGGGACGATTCTCTCCGAGGAGATCACCAAACGCGCTGGCGGCGAGTACGGCGAGTTCCGCTCGTTCGACGACTACGTCGAGATGCTGTCGGCCATCGGTCGCCCGCCGGTCGAACGCTCGACGGATTACCGGGAGCGTCGTCGCATCGACCCCGACTCCGGGCCGCACGGCCCGATGCTCGGCCCGCGCGCCGACGGAACGCCGATGCTGGACCGACAGCGGTCGCGGGAGTCGAGGCAGTGAGCGGAGGCCTCGAACGATGATGAGTCCGACCCACGTCGCCACCGGCGTCGTCATCGCCGCGCCGTTCACGGTTCTCGCGCCGGAACTCGCGACGCTCGTCGCGCTCGCGGCGATGGTCGGCGGCGTCTTTCCGGATCTCGACCTGTTCGTCGGCGTCCACCGGAAGACGCTGCACTTTCCGGTCTACTACTGGGCCGTCGTGATTCCGACCGCCGCGCTCGCCGCGGTCGTCCCGTCGGCGGCGACGATAGCCGCGTTCTTCTTCTTCCTCTCGGCGGCGGTCCACTCCGTCGCCGACTGGTTCTGCGGCGGTAACGAACTCCGGCCCTGGGAGATGACCTCCGAGCACGCGGTGTTCGTCCACCCGCTCGGCCGGTGGCTCCCGCCGAAGCGACTCGTCAGATGGGACGGGTCGCCCGAGGACCTGCTGCTGACGGTTCTGCTCTCGCTTCCGGGTCTCTTCCTGTTCGAGGGGCCGGTCCGACTGCTCACGGTGGCGGTGCTCGTCGTCGCCGTCGTCTACGCCGCGGTCAGAAAACGAGTGCCCGACCTCGCGCCGTGGTTGGCCGAGTGAGTGGTCGAAGTGGGGGGTTCCGCTCCGACGCTCAGTCGTCGGCGGGCGTCTGTGCGTCCTGCGTCGTCACGCTGCCGTCGACGTCGACGCTGCCGGTCAGCTGACGGTACGGGTACGGCATGTCGATTCCCTCGGCGTCGAGGCGCTCTTTGACGTTCTGGACGACGTCGGACTGGATGCGGACGAAGTCCGAGCGGTTCGGTTCGTCGACCCAGAAGCGCGTGTTGAGGCCGACGTAGGAGTCGGCCAGTTCGGTCACGCGGACGTCGGGTGCGGGGTCGTCGAGCACTTCGGGCACTCGGTTGACTTCGTCGAGAATCGCTTCCTTCGCGTGGTCGATGTCGTCCCCGTAGCCGATGCCGAAGACGAACTGCTGCCGGAGGCGGTCGTAGGCGACGGGGTTCTTCAGCGGGTTGTTGGCGAGTTCACCGTTCGGAACCGTAATACGCTCGTTGTCGAACGTCCGGACGCGCGTCACTCTGAGGTCGATATCCTCGACGCGGCCGGTGATGTCGCCGACTTCGATCCAGTCGCCGACTTCGAACGGCTTGTCCTTGAGGATGAAAACTCCGGCGACGAAGTTGCCGATCAGGTCTTGGGCGGCGAACCCGACGGCGAGCGCGAGCGCACCGCCGAACACGCCGAGCGCGGCGATGACGGTGCCGAAGCCGGCCAGCATGAGGCCGACGGCGAGCGCCAGTACCCAGACGACCGCGGCCATGACACTGTCTGCGAGCGTACGGACCGTCTCGTCGTGGCCCTGTTGTCTGAGAACGCGGTCGACCAGCGGGACGAGCACGGCCCGGCCGAGAATCAGCGTAACGACGACGCCGAGGACGAACAGTATCACCGGGACGAGATACTGCTGGACGATTTCACCGAGTGTGATCCCTTCTATCGGAATCGTTCCCTGCAAGACGACCGAGGCGACTGACTGAAACGACATAGTTCACGGTCACTTTCGCGGTCTCGCGTCATTACTCCTTGGGGGTGAATCTCGCGTTGGAACCGGTTTCGCCCCCTCCTGTACGTCGGTCGCGGCTGACGGTCCGGGTTCGGTCACTGGGAGCAGAGCGCCCGGTACCGCCGCCCGGCGTCGTCGTCTGCGCACATCGCATCCAGTATACGAGCCGAGAGCCACTCGGTTCCCGTCGGGTCCAACCGCCCCGGTTCGTCGTCGACGCTCGACGAGCGAAGCGTCGACGGCAGAAACCGCTCGTACACCGGTAGTCGCTCCCGGAGCGGAACGCCGCCGTGGTCGGCGACGTCTCGAAGTTCCCGGAGCGCCGGCCACTCGTAGTCGGGGTTGATGTAGTCGTCCGTCACCGGGGAGACGCCGCCGAGGTCGTCGACGCCGCAGTCGAGCAGGTCGCGGGCGGGCGAGAGGTTCGGCGGAATCTGCACCGACACCACCTCGGGGAGCGCGACCCGCGCCATGGCGACAACGCGGCGCATCGCCTCGACGCTCGGCGTCTCGTAGTCCGAGCGCTCGTTCGGGACGACGTTCTGGACGATGACCTCCTGGACGTGCCCGTGGCGCTCGTGGAGCTCGCGGATGGCGAGCAGGCTCTCGGCGCGGTCGCGCCACGTCTCGCCGATGCCGACGAGGAGGCCGGTGGTGAACGGGACGTTCGCGCGACCCGCGGCTCGGATGGTGTTCAGGCGCTGGCCGGGCGTCTTTCGGCGCGTTCCGGAGTGCGCGGCCACGTCGGCGGTCGTCTCCAGCATCACACCCATCGAGGCGTTGACCTCGCGTAGCCGCTCGAACTCCGACTCGGTGAGGTCGCCCGGGTTCGAGTGCGGCAGCAGGCCCTCCTCGAGCGCGATCTCGCAGGCGCGGTAGAGGTAGTCGAGAATCGAGTCGTAGCCCCACTCGTCGAGTTGGTCGTGGATGGCTTCGTAGCGGGCGTCGGGTTTGTCGCCGAAGGTGAACAGCGCCTCCGTACACCCGGCGTCGGCACCCATCCGGAGCGTCTCTCGAATCTCCTCGGGCGACATGAGCGTCGCCTGCCCCGGGACGTCGTAGTACGTGCAGTAGGTGCAGGTGTAGCGACAGGCGGTCGTCAGCGGTAGGAAGACGTTCCGCGCGTAGGTGAGCGCCGGCGCCGGTTCCGCGTCGTCGGGCGTCACCGACAGCAGGCGCGCTACCTCGTCCTCGTCGACGGCGATGTCCACGTCGTACTCGTCGGCCGCGGGGAACACGTTGAGGCGTGGTACGTCGGCGGACAAAAACGTATCACTCCCCGGCAACCCGCGGCCGACGCGGCGTCGAAGGCTCGGCGCGGGACGGAGCCACGGCGCGAAGATGGCGAACAGGCGGCGAGCCTCGGTCGTTCTCGGTACCGCGAGGGGTTCGCCGCACGACCGCCTCGACTCCCTCGCGACCGGTTTCAGGTCACGCGGGGAGGTGGTCGCGCGCTCGTATTTCAACGTTCGCGTCGCACGCCGACGCGACCGTCGTGCGCGTCGACCTCGAACCCGGCGTCGAGGAGCCAGTCGCGCGCCCGGCCGTCGGTGTGGAGCAACACCTCGACGAGGTCGGCCGGTTCGTCGATATCGGTCGACAGTCGCATCGAGTCGAACTCGCGGACGCTCGCGCCGACGTCGCGGGCGACGCGGAGGTGGTCGAGGTACGAGGTCCCGTGGTAGTCGACGCGGAACGCGGGGTGGCGGACGACGAGCGCGTTCGTCCCGCCGCCGCGTCCGGGGGCGACGACGACGTCGCCGCCGGCGTCGAGAAGTCGGGAGAGCACGCGCGGCGTGGCGAGCGCGAGGTCGCTCATGACGACGGCCGTGGGTTCCTCCGCCCCGGCGAGGCGGTCGTTGACCGCCCTCGAGAGCGGTCGGTCGTCGACGACGACGGACGCTCGGGCGTCGAGTTCGACCGACTCGGTCGCCACTACCGTCGGTTCGACGCCGGCGTCGACGACCGCGTCGACGACGTCCGCGAGCATCGCCCGCGAGAACGACTCCCGCTCGGCCGGGTCGAGCGCGTCGGCGAGGCGCGTCTTCGGACGCGCTGCTGCGTAGGGAACGAGAACGATCATAGGAGAAGAGAGGGGGTTATCCCAGTTTATCGTAGGTGGTCTGGTTCGAACGGTACCAGAAGAAACCACCCGCGACGACGAGCAGGACGACGAGTCCGCCGACGGCGTACATCGCCATCTGCATCGTCTGACTCGACTGCTGGGCGGAGCCGGCCTGCTGTTCTGCCTCGTTCGCCAGTTCGGTGGCGAGGTCGAAGTCGGGGTTATCGCCGTCGAACGCGCGGATCGCCTGCGTCAGCGACTGTTCGGCCTGCTGGGTGTCCGCGCCGCCGGCGCTCTCGATGGCCGCCTCGGCGTTCTCGATGGCCGCGCGCGCGTCGGCGCTCTCGGTCGTGTAGTGGTGCGTCTCCCACGACTGAATCGCGTTGCTCGCGCCGCCGTTGCGCGACTGCGAGAGGCCCATGAGGAGGAACGACTGTTCCTCTTCGTACTGGTACTCGGTCACTTCCGGCACCGTACCGGTGACCTTCACGTCGACCTCGCTGACGCCGTCGTCGGAGGAGACGGTCGCGCCCGAGAAGTTCTGGCCGTCGAACTCGTCGCTGCCGACCTTCGACCCGGTCTGGTCGTAGTAGGTCACGGTCCACGTCACGTCGGTGAGATTCGTCTGCCCGGTGACCGACCACGTGTTCCACTGCGGGTTCTTGTACAGCTCGTCGAGCGTCACCGTCGCGCTCACTTGCTCGCCGACCTCACCCTCCGCCGGCGCGTCCTCCTCGGCGACCGAGACGGCGGCCGCCGGGGCGGCGAACGCCGACAGGAGGAGCGAACAGGCGACGAGCGCGAGGAGTTTAGAAGAGCGATTCAAGTTCGTCCTCGTCATCGTTGACCAGGTTCTGGAGGTTGGTATCGCTCTCGCGGTTGATTTCGTCGATGTTGTCCTGCGCCTCGATGGCGACCTGCTGGAGCTCCTTGATTCGGGGGACGTTCGTCACGCCCGAAAGCAGGATGACGCCCGCGACGAAGCCGCTGCCGGTGACGGGGTAGTCGCCGCCGCGGACTTCCATGCTCCCGGTCTGCTCCTCGAGCCACTTGCGGCCGCGCTCTATTCCTTTCCGGTTGAGGTGCCGCGGCGGACCCGCCATAACCAACAGCGCGCGCTCGGTGCCTTCGATCTCACACGGGAGCGTCAGCCGTCCGAGCGCCGCCTTGCGGACGAGGCTCGTGATGCGGTTCGTCGTGTGCGCGGTGTCGAGCGTGTCGTCGCCGCCACCGCCGCCGGTCAGCCGCGAGAGGAGTCCGCCGGACTGCTCCTCCTCGACCGACTCGGAGGCGTAGCCGACCGTGGAGACGCCGCCGCCGGAGAGCGTGTTGATGATTTCGGAGGAGTCGACGACGCTCTCCGCGACTTCCTGCCCCGCCTTGACCTCGCCCGCGCCGAAGAGGATGCCGAAGCGCCGGACGATCTCGTCGTTGATCTCGTCGTAGCCGCCCTGCACCGACTCGCCGGTTTTCCGCCACGCGTCGTTGTCGAAGACGAGCAGATTGTCGACTTCGCGGACGAACGTCTGGAACGAGCGCGCGGCGTTGAGCGTGTAGATGCCGCCCTCGTCGCTGCCCGGGAGGATGCCGAGACCGTAGACGGGTTCGGTGTAGATGCGCTTGAGGTGTTTGGCGAGAACCGGTGCGCCGCCGCTGCCGGTGCCGCCGCCGAGACCGGAGACGACGAGGAAGGCATCCACCTCGTGGACCGGAATCCCGTCGATGGCTCCCTGTACCTCGTCGATGTCCTCCTCGGCGACTTCCGCGCCGAGTTCGTTGTCCGCGCCGACGCCGTGACCCTTGACGCGCGACTGTCCGATGAGCACGCGCTGTTCCTTCGGGATGTTCGTCAGACCCATCAGGTCGGCTTTCGCGGAGTTGACCGCCACCGCCGCCCGGACGATATCGCTGCCGTGTCGTTGGTCGTACTCGACGAACTTGTCGACGATTTTCCCGCCGGCTTGCCCGAAGCCGATCATTGCCAGTTTCATGATTTCGCTCCCCTCGTCATTGTGTAAAAGCCAATACGAAATCCGATATAAGCCTTATGATGGTAGAAAGTCAGTTCACTGTGATATTCAGGTTTGATAATCGGTGACAACGTGTCGGCGGTAACGAGTGCTTACAGCGGACGAATCGGCCGAAATCGGGCGAAGGAGACGATTAAAGGGATCAGTTAGGGACGAGTGTCAATCACCAGACAGCCGTCATCTCGCCGACCCAGAAGGAGTAAGATATCGAAAGTAAGCCGCCGTTACCGGGGTTTACCGCGACGAATCGCGGAGATACGCGTCGAGCGTCTTCAGGTCGGACGCGCGCTTGCCGAACGCGTCGATGTCGTTGTCGTCGGTCGTGTTGTCGAACTGCAGCGACCGGTACTGGTCGCTCCCCATCGGGAACCCGGGTATCTTCCCGCCGATGCCGAGGCCGATGCCGGCCAATCCCATCGGCACTGGTACGACGTTCACGGATCGACCCTCCGCACCGTGGGCTTTCCTCGCTACCTCCGCGAGCGTCAGCTTCTCCGGCCCGCCGATCTCGTACACCTGTCCCACGTGGTCGTCGTCCTCCGCGGCGTCGGCGAGCATCGACGCGATATCGCCGACCCAGATCGGCTGGAACCCGGTTTTCCCGCCGCCCGGAAGCGGGGTGAGGTACGGCGGCGCGAGCTTCTTCGTGAAGGGGACGAACTCGCCGCCGTCGCCGAAGATGACCGAGGGTCGGAAGACGACCCAGTCGAGCTCGGAGCTCCTCACGACGTCCTCGGCTTCGCCCTTCGACCGGATGTACGCCGTCGGGCCGTTCGGGTCCGCCCCGAGCGCGCTCATCTGGACGAGCTTCGAAACGCCGTGCTCCTCGGCGGCTTTCACGACGTTCTCGGTGCCGCCGAGGTGGACCTCGAAGTGTTTCTCGTCGCCGCCGCTGGGTTTGAAAAGCGGCGACAGCGCGACGAGGTTGACGGCGACGTCCTTCCCTTCGAACGCCCCCTCGATGGAGTCGTAGGCGGTCACGTCGCCGCGGGCGGTTTCGACGCCCGGCGGCAGGTCGTCGCTTTCGGGACTTCTCGACAGCACCGTCACCTCGTGACCGCGGTCGAGCAGTTCCGCTGCGAGGTGCGTTCCGACGAACCCAGTTCCGCCGACGACGAGCACTTTCATGCGCGTACTGTCGGACGGACTGAACGTAAAGCTACCGCGCTATTTGCTCCCAGTTGGCCGTCTTTCCGGTCGAATCGACCGTTTTTGCGCCCCGCCGCGTCCGACGCGGAGAGCTATCAACGCTTAAGCGCGGCCACCGACACCACCCGGACATGCTCATCACGCTGGAGGGTCTCGACGGCAGCGGCAAGACGACGGTGTGGGAGGCGTTGCACGACTCGCACCCCGACGCCGTCTTCACCCGCGAACCGACGAACTCCTGGTACGGCGACGCGGTCGACCGCGCCATCCGCGACGACGACGCCGACCCGCTGGCCTCGCTGTTTCTCTTCACGGCCGACCACGCCGACCACCTCTCGCGGGTGATTCGACCCGCGCTGGCCGACGGCGAACTCGTCATCTCCGACCGCTACTCGGACTCGCGGTACGCGTATCAGGCCGTCGAACTCCAGCAGTCCGAGATAAACCGTCCCCTGGAGTACATCCGCGGCATCCACGCCGCTTTCACCCGTCCGCCGGACGCGACCATCTACTTCGACGTCGACCCGGAGACGGCGGCGGCGCGAAGCGGCGCGACCAACAAGTTCGAGCAGGCGGAGTATCTCGCCTCGGTCCGCGCGAACTACGAGCGCCTCATCGACGCGGAACGGCACCGCTTCGTCCGCGTCGACGCGACGAAATCGCCCGAGGAGGTCATCGACCGGGTCGAAGAGGCCGTCGACCGGTTGGTCGACGCCCGCGGCGACTGAACGAACCGAGTCGACGCGGAACCCGGCGTCGCGTCTCGCGTGCGGCAGGTCGGTGTGTTCCGCCTCGGACGTCTGCGGCGATACCCTCCGCTCGCTTCACTCGCGGTGGTCTTTCTCCTCCTCCTTCTGTCGGGATGCAGCGACTACCTCGGCGAGCGGGTGGTCGAGCGGTCGAGTCTGAGACCGCTACGGCGTCTCGGGCAGGTCGTACTCGTCGGGCGAGGGCATGTAGAGCACGTCGATGGTGAATCCGAGCGCCAGCGGCATCCCGACCAGCAGGCCGAGCGTTCCCATCTGTCCGAGTTCGACCGAGACGAGCTGTCCGGTGACGAGCGTCAGCGCCACCAGTGCGGCCGGAACGAGGACGACGGCGTACAGTACCATCCCCCACTGCGTGTCCAACCGCAGGCGGAGAAATCGCGTTATGACCGCTGCGACGAACGTGTGGGCGACGAACGCGACCCCGAGCACGACCAGTCCGAGGACCGAGACCATGGTCCGCCTACGGGCCGCTCGCTCTTTGGGCTGTCGGAACCGGGGCGAGCGCCGAAACGACGACGACGCCGATTCGCTCCGACTGTCGCCGTGCTAAACCGACCCACTTTATCACGAACAATCACCGACTGCACAGTCATGCATCGACTCATCGACGACCGGTCGCTCTCGGAGTCGTCGCTCTCGGCCGACGACGCCCGGGCGGCGTACGTCGACATGGTCCGAACGCGGCGATTCGACGAGCGCGCGCTCGCGCTACAGCGGCGCGGGTGGATGAGCGGGTATCCCCCGTTTCTCGGACAAGAGGCGTCGCAGGTCGGCGCGGCCCACGCGATGGCCGACGACGACTGGCTCTTCCCGACCTACCGTTCGAACGCGCTCCAGATCGCCCGCGGCGTCCCGATGAGCGACATCCTCCGCTTCCGGCGCGGCTACCCCGAGTACCACTCCGACCACGACGTGCCGGTGTTCCCGCAGGCGGTTCCCATCGCCAGCCAGATTCCGCACGCCGCCGGCGCGGGGATGGCGCGCAACTACCGGGGAAACGACGAGGCGATGTTGGTCTGCTTCGGCGACGGCGCGACGAGCGAGGGCGACTTCCACGAGGGGCTGAACTTCGCGGGCGTGTTCGACGCGCCGGTCGTCTTCTTCTGTGAGAACAACGACTGGGCCATCTCACTGCCGCGCGAGCGACAGACCGCCAGCGAGTCTATCGCCGTCAAAGCCGAGGCGTACGGTCTCGAGGGGATCCAGGTCGACGGCAACGACCCGCTCGCGGTCCGCGAGGCGGTCGAGCAGGGGCTCGAAGCCGCTCGAAACGGTTCGCCCGTGCTGGTCGAGAGCCTCACCTACCGCCGCGGCGCGCACACGACCGCCGACGACCCCTCCGTCTACCGCGACGACGACCCCGACCTCCCCGAGTGGCGCACCCGCGACCCGCTCGAACGGTTCGAGGAGTTCCTCCGCGCGGAGGGCCTCGTCGACGACGAGTTCGTCGAGAGCGCGTACGACGACGCCAACGAGGAGCTGTCCGAGGCGGTCGAAGTCGCCGAATCCGGTCCCCGCGCCGACCCCGACGAACTGTTCGACTTCGTCTACGAGTCGCTGCCGCCGGAGCTCGAAGCCCAGCGCGAGCGGATGCACCGCTCGATCGAAACCCACGACCCCCAGGAACTGGACCGATAGCGCTCGCGTCGGTTCGAGAGCGGTCGACTCACCGAATCGGAATCGACCGCGCCGCCGCGTCCCGCTCCTCGGCGCTCTCGACTAACCGTTCGATACGCGCTTCCAGCGGTGGGTGCGTCGACAGCAATCGGCCGAGTCGCGTCTCGTCTTCGGGCCCCGGCGTCGGCGGGGCCGGGAGGCCGAAAAAGCGGCTCAACGGCGACTCCGTCGCCTGCTGGAGTCGCTCGAGTGCGCGAGCGAGCGACAGCGGCCGCCCCGTCACCTCGACGGCTCTGTCGTCGGCGGCGAACTCCCGCCGCCGCGAGTACGCCCGGACGAACAGCGTCAACCCGACCGCGACGAGCGTGACGACGCCGCCGACGCCGTACCCGCCGTTCGACAGCGGCGTCGCCGTCGGCGTGCCGCGGAGCCACGCCGTCGCCCGGGCGACGCCCTCGAGGAACAGCGCGACGGGTAACAGCGCGACGGCGAGCACGCTGACGACGGTTCGGAGCGCGCTGAAAGCGAACGTCTGCACCAACCCGTCGTACCCCTCCAGGTGCGCGAGTTCGTGCGCCAACAGCGCCTCGAACTCGTCGCCCGAGAGCATCCGAAACAGCGAGCGGTCGACGACGACGATGCCGTCTCTCGGTCCGCCGAGGGCGAACGCGTTCGGCGCGGCGAGTCGGGCGACGTACACCGTCGGCGTCGCGATCTCCATGCGCTCGGACAGCGCGTCGAGGCGGCGGTAGAGCCCCGGCGCGCGCTCGGGCAGGAGTCGACTCGCTTCGACGCTCGCCAACAGTCTCGACGTGCCGAAGCGGTAGTTGGCCCACGCCGTCAGGAGGACGACGCCGCCGACGAGGGCGACGCTCGTTGCGGGGTCGGGCCGGACCGACCAGAGGAGGACGAGAAACCGGTACGTCAGGACGGCCAAGACGGCGTAGAACGCCAGAAGCGACAGTCCCACCACGGCCGCGAACGTGCGGAAGAGGAGTCGCATAGGTGAGGTACGCCGGGTCGGTTCAAACAGTTGTTGTCGGTGGCTCCCGCAGCCTCTCACTCGCCGAGCGAGATGTACGTCTTCGTATCGGTGACGCCCTGGAGCCCCTGAATCCCCGACGAGGAGGTTTTGAGCACGTCGTACACCTCCTCCG of Haloprofundus halophilus contains these proteins:
- a CDS encoding metal-dependent hydrolase, yielding MMSPTHVATGVVIAAPFTVLAPELATLVALAAMVGGVFPDLDLFVGVHRKTLHFPVYYWAVVIPTAALAAVVPSAATIAAFFFFLSAAVHSVADWFCGGNELRPWEMTSEHAVFVHPLGRWLPPKRLVRWDGSPEDLLLTVLLSLPGLFLFEGPVRLLTVAVLVVAVVYAAVRKRVPDLAPWLAE
- a CDS encoding mechanosensitive ion channel family protein translates to MSFQSVASVVLQGTIPIEGITLGEIVQQYLVPVILFVLGVVVTLILGRAVLVPLVDRVLRQQGHDETVRTLADSVMAAVVWVLALAVGLMLAGFGTVIAALGVFGGALALAVGFAAQDLIGNFVAGVFILKDKPFEVGDWIEVGDITGRVEDIDLRVTRVRTFDNERITVPNGELANNPLKNPVAYDRLRQQFVFGIGYGDDIDHAKEAILDEVNRVPEVLDDPAPDVRVTELADSYVGLNTRFWVDEPNRSDFVRIQSDVVQNVKERLDAEGIDMPYPYRQLTGSVDVDGSVTTQDAQTPADD
- the cofG gene encoding 7,8-didemethyl-8-hydroxy-5-deazariboflavin synthase subunit CofG, with translation MFPAADEYDVDIAVDEDEVARLLSVTPDDAEPAPALTYARNVFLPLTTACRYTCTYCTYYDVPGQATLMSPEEIRETLRMGADAGCTEALFTFGDKPDARYEAIHDQLDEWGYDSILDYLYRACEIALEEGLLPHSNPGDLTESEFERLREVNASMGVMLETTADVAAHSGTRRKTPGQRLNTIRAAGRANVPFTTGLLVGIGETWRDRAESLLAIRELHERHGHVQEVIVQNVVPNERSDYETPSVEAMRRVVAMARVALPEVVSVQIPPNLSPARDLLDCGVDDLGGVSPVTDDYINPDYEWPALRELRDVADHGGVPLRERLPVYERFLPSTLRSSSVDDEPGRLDPTGTEWLSARILDAMCADDDAGRRYRALCSQ
- the cofC gene encoding 2-phospho-L-lactate guanylyltransferase; amino-acid sequence: MIVLVPYAAARPKTRLADALDPAERESFSRAMLADVVDAVVDAGVEPTVVATESVELDARASVVVDDRPLSRAVNDRLAGAEEPTAVVMSDLALATPRVLSRLLDAGGDVVVAPGRGGGTNALVVRHPAFRVDYHGTSYLDHLRVARDVGASVREFDSMRLSTDIDEPADLVEVLLHTDGRARDWLLDAGFEVDAHDGRVGVRRER
- a CDS encoding tubulin/FtsZ family protein; translation: MKLAMIGFGQAGGKIVDKFVEYDQRHGSDIVRAAVAVNSAKADLMGLTNIPKEQRVLIGQSRVKGHGVGADNELGAEVAEEDIDEVQGAIDGIPVHEVDAFLVVSGLGGGTGSGGAPVLAKHLKRIYTEPVYGLGILPGSDEGGIYTLNAARSFQTFVREVDNLLVFDNDAWRKTGESVQGGYDEINDEIVRRFGILFGAGEVKAGQEVAESVVDSSEIINTLSGGGVSTVGYASESVEEEQSGGLLSRLTGGGGGDDTLDTAHTTNRITSLVRKAALGRLTLPCEIEGTERALLVMAGPPRHLNRKGIERGRKWLEEQTGSMEVRGGDYPVTGSGFVAGVILLSGVTNVPRIKELQQVAIEAQDNIDEINRESDTNLQNLVNDDEDELESLF
- a CDS encoding complex I NDUFA9 subunit family protein; translation: MKVLVVGGTGFVGTHLAAELLDRGHEVTVLSRSPESDDLPPGVETARGDVTAYDSIEGAFEGKDVAVNLVALSPLFKPSGGDEKHFEVHLGGTENVVKAAEEHGVSKLVQMSALGADPNGPTAYIRSKGEAEDVVRSSELDWVVFRPSVIFGDGGEFVPFTKKLAPPYLTPLPGGGKTGFQPIWVGDIASMLADAAEDDDHVGQVYEIGGPEKLTLAEVARKAHGAEGRSVNVVPVPMGLAGIGLGIGGKIPGFPMGSDQYRSLQFDNTTDDNDIDAFGKRASDLKTLDAYLRDSSR
- the tmk gene encoding dTMP kinase, producing the protein MLITLEGLDGSGKTTVWEALHDSHPDAVFTREPTNSWYGDAVDRAIRDDDADPLASLFLFTADHADHLSRVIRPALADGELVISDRYSDSRYAYQAVELQQSEINRPLEYIRGIHAAFTRPPDATIYFDVDPETAAARSGATNKFEQAEYLASVRANYERLIDAERHRFVRVDATKSPEEVIDRVEEAVDRLVDARGD
- a CDS encoding thiamine pyrophosphate-dependent dehydrogenase E1 component subunit alpha → MHRLIDDRSLSESSLSADDARAAYVDMVRTRRFDERALALQRRGWMSGYPPFLGQEASQVGAAHAMADDDWLFPTYRSNALQIARGVPMSDILRFRRGYPEYHSDHDVPVFPQAVPIASQIPHAAGAGMARNYRGNDEAMLVCFGDGATSEGDFHEGLNFAGVFDAPVVFFCENNDWAISLPRERQTASESIAVKAEAYGLEGIQVDGNDPLAVREAVEQGLEAARNGSPVLVESLTYRRGAHTTADDPSVYRDDDPDLPEWRTRDPLERFEEFLRAEGLVDDEFVESAYDDANEELSEAVEVAESGPRADPDELFDFVYESLPPELEAQRERMHRSIETHDPQELDR
- a CDS encoding M48 family metallopeptidase — translated: MRLLFRTFAAVVGLSLLAFYAVLAVLTYRFLVLLWSVRPDPATSVALVGGVVLLTAWANYRFGTSRLLASVEASRLLPERAPGLYRRLDALSERMEIATPTVYVARLAAPNAFALGGPRDGIVVVDRSLFRMLSGDEFEALLAHELAHLEGYDGLVQTFAFSALRTVVSVLAVALLPVALFLEGVARATAWLRGTPTATPLSNGGYGVGGVVTLVAVGLTLFVRAYSRRREFAADDRAVEVTGRPLSLARALERLQQATESPLSRFFGLPAPPTPGPEDETRLGRLLSTHPPLEARIERLVESAEERDAAARSIPIR